aaaaacCTAATAATTCCTAAAACCATTTCTTCCACCTTCAATGGTTgcaacaggaaaaaaaaaaacaaaaaaaaaaacgttttaggatttgttttagttttagttttattttcagaTTTGTTTCCCTtataaaatgtgaaaaaaactTACTTCCAAGAAGAGTGATTTGGTGTAATCTTGCAAACTCTTCTGCATCTGAACCAAATCCATCTTCTctgtttattttgattttgttctttttattcctctgtttcttctctctgccAATAATGGAGGTAAGAAATTGTCCAACAATATACTCCTCAGTACTTAAAAGAGATGAGAACAAAATCCTCcgaatcattttttaaaaaacattataaaaacattgtatattataattatagttttgatttGGATGTGAGAAAGaatccaatcaaacaaaaaaagaaatcaactttaaaaaaaaatggaagttgGTAGTGCTGTCAACTGTCTAACCATTGTTTGTGCGCTTTctcctcgtttttttttttttgcaaatgtgATAAGGACACAAGAAGAGCATTTGATACTTCTtgatttgtctcttttttttttttgttttctttaatattttttcttctatggaattttaaaaatactgtGCATCTGATATATGAAAagcatataataatatatgcatTGCTCGCATTCAATGTATCTTTCAAATTAGCATCTCTCTGGGGaaactttaattttgatttgatccTCATTGTTTTTTGTCCAACTAGTATTTCTTTATTGCAATAATACATTGATTGGTTAGTTTATACAAAATCGTAAACGTAATGAGTTTATCAAGTGAGTTGTGACTTTGAACTCCATATGCCGCCTAACACTTTTGTAATTTTGTCGACAGCCaacaaaaaaatgcaatttCGAACTTCTTGTTTGCCTACATCGTCCAATCATGTGCGAGCATTTATTCaaataagatatattatttttttttccttggattttgttttttttttttctatcatacCAATTAATTTGAACATTTTTTGGTAAGATTATCTTGCTTTCCTTGGATTCCTTGTTGgagtttataatatatgaaaacgTTAAATCGGAACAATTTGGTTTAGTGATGGAAGTAGCTTGCAAATAGTCGGAACTCGGCAGTAGACGCATAAAGGAAGCAACTCACGAACAAAATTGCGTTGTATAATTCTTCAACCCCAGCCGGTggtggttttatttttgtcttgacCTTCTTTGCTTGATGGTAGGTTTAACCTGATCACTCCGTCTAATCCAAGGGTTTCCGGTTACCGCCAATGAATGTTGTTGGGGCTAGTGAAGTTGGTTTTGGAGCTGCTGACGTCCGGTGGTGGTGCTGCTGACATTCATCATGTAAGTCGCAAGAAAATTATTTGCGTTGTAGTCTTCAAACCCTTATAGCTTAGATGGCCGTACATCTGGTGCATAGTAAGTAAGTGTACAATTGTATTTTCATTTACACTTCAAACACCTCAAGCCAAAATAAACAGtagtaatagtatatatatttctccaCATTTGGGTTTTGAATGACACGACTCACATACAAGAAGTACGTTTTGTTTAACCAATGGCATAAAACGTAATACACTCagctttttgtttgtattgtgaCATACAAGAAGTGCGTTTTGTTAAACTAACTAAAGATTATAAGTGGATCATATTTGATAATGAATCCATCGTCTTAGAGGGTTCTATCACTCATCATGGACCTTTCACATGGATTTGATAACTTACATCATGGTCAGATTTGGACACATATAGAGAGACAAaatcacaaataaaattaaattaataacttatCACAAATCAAATGCTTTTTCATGTTAATTTCTATAAATGCCTTTTCATGTTAATATTTACATAATCAGAGAACTTACGAAATGTTTAATGGGTTTAGTAGACTTATCATTCTCAAAACTACTGGTTAACCAAACCTCTTCTTTTCCAAATCATGGGCGCAGCAAAGCCCaacttttaaaacataactatattttgttttctttcgttttGACGTAACAACACTAACTTTTCTTGTTTACAAGATTCATGTATTTCTTATATACACACAGTGCATTTTATGTGAGATTTTTAACATATACATTTCGGTCAACTTCAAGCACACGAATGTCATCTTTGTCAAGTCTCTGGGATTTTTGTCGCTTAAAATACATTCGCAATCATACTCATGCACACCATTCTTATCTACTCATGCACAGTAAATGTCGATTTTTTCCTTATATAATTCGTATTTGCAATCACACTTCCAACACGTCAAgccaaaataaacaatatatagtatattagtACAACAGTAGTATTTCTGCACATTTGGGTAAAGATCTCCAGTTTGACACGTCTCACATAATGAATGGGACATGGGACATGCAAGAACGTACGATGCTGCGTTTAACCAATGGCATAAAACGTATTATACTAACTAACCAAAGATTATTAGTGGGTCTTATTTGATAATGAGTCCATCAGGTTCCATATAAGTATGGACCTTTCAAATCTTACTATTTTACATTATCTCCGTGTAAAAGTTAAACTGTGCTTGCTtagtttttaacaaattaatacgTAAAAGAAGTCAAAAAAGAGTATGCACTTACCCATATCTCCAAGCaatttattataagaaaatcatTAGCCAATAAtagccaaatcaatttttttttttaaatgcataAAGCCAAAATTACAAGTCGCTGTAGACGCAGCCAATTGTGAATTTTATTtactcaaaacaaataaaaggtGAGCAAGCAGAACGAGTTACTCGATTTAATGGTTCATAGGCAATTCCAGGTTAAGTTCAATTTACACAAGTAAATGAAATGAGCTGTAGTTTCTATCTCATAGCCAATTTCAGGTTGGCTCAACtgcaagaaaatgaagaagcgGGTTTGAATGCTTAAAGCCCTGATTGGTGAAgatttttaagactttaaaatcatttaaaagttttaaaagcattttatttaccaatcaaactttaatgacttttttattttttaaagtttctacagccactttaatttttttcttctttattttccttcttttaaaGTTTCTGATAATTAAAGCTTCAAAATGACGCTGTAAATCTTTTAAAGCCAAcaagtttaaaaacttttttttttctttctccaccataattaaaaactctatataattttatatatatttttatacaaatctttttttatagattaattatcagtattttttttctctttcttttgatatccacttctcttcacaaatttattatttttatcatcacctttgtattttcttataattgtgtttttaataaaattaaagtcacaattttaaatgtttttttttaacaatcagattttaacagttaaagtatCTACAGCTAAAGTCTCTACAGCCAAATTTTATACAGCCAAATTTTTACAGTCAAAGTCTCTACAGCCACAAATAACAATTGTTACCAATCGGGGCctaaatgttgtttttttgttttttgtttcttttgcttaaatgttgtttttacattaaaaacaatatatctagacattttttttaatctaatttcacattttttattttgacgtgtatatgataaaataaaataaataaatttcatttgaCTGTATGTTGGAATAGTTTGACATCTAAAGGCAAAAACGCTAAAAGTCTTGATTGTAACACATATTGAATTAAAACATCGAGTTCCCTTCCATTTATGATGCATTATATACaaagtataaatataaacacAACAATCATTGTGAAATTTTCTTTGCATTTCCATTTTTGTGTTTACATGTGAAAAATATTATGCTaattgttttcaactttcaaattcagatataaataaattttaaacgcAAACGTTAAACACAttcagattttctttttttacgttTGCATATTTGCAACTGCAAAGTCTATCCTTATGATACAGAAAACACTAACATGTTTGTctctatcatttttttaataagttgttATTACAAAAAGAGAACTAATACTTGTGTTTTACTTGAAAGTTAATACTGTAATTAACATCACAATGTAACGtatatataacacaaaaacaaacacacgaAAAGACATTTAATTATCATGCAATACTTAAAAGTAGCCTCGTTGGTATAGTCTTAGAAAATTTTCGTATATCCAAAAGAGAAACTTCTCTTTAGATTCAGTCAATACCGAACGTGTGCTTACGATGCCTCAGAATTTTCTTCTCCTTTAGGTCCAAAACTTAATAACATATGTCTACTTTTCTAGTCGATcgaagaaaataataatcaacCGTTTTAGAAATTATTGAGTCTTCGTGTATAGACACAATCACACAAGTGATGATTTGACTTGGTCAATGTTATTACCAATTCTTCTACGGTGTTAAAACCCAACATCTCGGACCGGATCAATGGTTTATCATCTCAAACTGTTCTATAAATACCGACAAATGTATCAAGCCAAGAACACactttatagtttatacatCTAACTCAAGGTTTAATCTCATGTCCGATACTTCTTCTTTGCTCATACCCAAAACAAACCCTCCAAAAGAAACCATGGCAAATAAATCCCTCACAGGCCTCGAGAGTCTTATAAAGCTTCTCCCAACAGGAACACTCTTCATCTACCTTTTACTCAACCCTGTCCTCACTAACGACGGTGAATGCACCACAGTTAATAAGGTCATGTCAAGCATCCTTGTCGGCCTTTGCAGCTTCTCCTGCGTGTTCTCATGCTTTACCGATAGTTTCAAAGGCGCCGACGGATCAAGAAAGTTTGGTATAGTCACCAAGAAAGGCCTCTGGACTTACGCTGATCCGGGATCTGTGGACTTGTCCAAGTACAAGCTCAGGATAGCCGATTTCGTTCATGCAGGTTTCGTGCTGGCAGTGTTTGGGACACTGGTGTTGCTTGACGCTAATACCGCAAGCTGCTTTTATCCTCGGTTCAGGGAAACGCAAAAGACATTAGTCATGGCTTTGCCTCCAGCCGTGGGTGTTGCCTCAGCCGCTATCTTCGCTTTATTTCCAAGCAAACGGAGTGGAATCGGGTACGCACCAATTGCTGAGGAGGAGGTAGCTGCTGAGAAGGAGACCAAGAAAGCCTCTGTCTCTGCCTGAGATATGTTGCTTCTATTGTTTCCAAATTATTTGTTGTAGATTGTAAAAGTATATGATTGTTTGCTTAAACCTTTCTTTAGTTCTTTATGACAATAGCGAAACAATATGTAGACTGAATGTTGTGTTGCATCTTAATATTATTAGAATAAACATAATCATCATATAAACAAGTGTTGTTCCTTGATTAGTGTCCATAGTTTATGAATTCATAAGATTTCCTAGTTTCCATGTATCTTTCGACATCAAATTAGCTTTTATCCGAAAGATCTTCTGCTTTGCTTTCTTGCGCGAATGTTTGAAGCTACCTCGTGATCGCTCTTTGGCTATAACTAAATCGACTTTGACTATATGATGATCAGAAGTACCTTTGGAAGAAACAACTGAATAAGAGCCAGGAACAAATTCGTAAGGTGACTCTGGAGATGCAAGAATGTAGTCCACCCGTGTCCCGTATTTGCATGTTCCTTGTACATCTGCATCAGATCAAGAATTTCACATATGACTATCACTATGATTTGGTATTATAATAACGGAAGAATAATAAAACATTGCAAGttaagagaaacagagagactaACTTTGTCCTTTGGCAATAATGACTACAGGCTCACATTCCCCTGCATATTCTTTTGAATCTGAATATCCTTTTCCCTTGAGAAGTCTCATCACTTCAACTCTAGGCGTCGGCTTTCCCGAATCCTCATAATACTGTTCTTACAGTAGatagtttttgttatatatgaaaCAAAGTTAACCTGTGACCAAGCTAACGAAATGTTACCTTTACGATGTGGTTCCATCTTGCTATGGAATAATCAGAGCCATCAAGAGAATTCAAGCCTCCAAGCAGGATGTGGGGAGATTCATCTCCTCGAGTAATTGCATCGATTTGCTTCATCCGCCAGTTCTCATCTAGATGGTCAAGTTGAGTACAATACACGTTTACATCTCCAGCCCATGGGACCTCTATAGTCACTTTCAACACATTCCTgcacacacacaagaaaaacacTTTGAGTCGACCACACACATCAAACACCATGTttcagaacaaaaaacaaagacattgcATCTTCTGTTGCTTCTTTAACctgaatataatttaaatcgATAACAAAACCGCACTACCTAACTCTACAATTTACGATACCTAGTCCCATGAGCTTACAGTTATAATCAATGCTTCAGGTTGTCTAAGACTCGTTAGTTAAGTAAAAGGAGACAATGATATAGTCAGAAGATTTCTATCACCTAAAATCATCTGCATCAGCAATTCTCTGAACTCTCCACTTCTTTATAGGCCATTTTGACAGTATGGCATTGCCAAACTCCGGCGCCCAGCTCTCTGCAAACACGTATTTCATACCTAAGGCAGACGCCAAATCTGATAATGGCTTCATAAgtgtctcttcttctgctttcacGTCTTGCAAAGCCAAGATGTCTGCATCCAACTCTCTTAACAACTCAGCTATGCTTCTTCTGCTGCTGTATCCGTTAAAGCTTTCTTGATCCCACCAACAAGAAGGAAGACACACGGGAGACCTCATCGAGATACTTCCTCTATTTTCTTTCCCGTCTTTATCATTCTCTACCATACTCAGAAAGCTGTAGCTTTGTGATAAAGAAATCTCATTGTCTGGGAGATTAATGCAGACCTTTGGTTTCCTGGCTGCAGAAGAATGTAATGGAGACTGCTTCAGAATCCCTTTTGGAGAAGGGCATGAGATGTTGTTGCTTCTATCTATATGACCAAGAAAAGCTGTTTCCTCCATGTCTTGCACAACAGGCGCAAGTGAGAACATAGCCACGTTAAACGTGGCAACCCGGATATGTCTTCTGGAGTTTGAGCTCAGATTGATAGAAGTAACTTCCGTTTCAGGGCTCTCCTTTCTTCTCCCTCTCCACCTTGCTTTCCTGAACCTCCTGACTATAACTCTAGCCTTCACCCGTTTCCTGATAACCCATCGAATTCTCGAATAAAGGAAACCAAGCTTCCTTCTAAACACACACAGCATGTAATCTCTCTGTTCCTCTGCTTTCAAAAAATGGAAACAACTACAAAAGATTAACACTTGTAGAGATTTCCTAATAAAGATACAAACTTTTCATGAGACAATGAAACAACAAGACTATAATAAATATCAGATCAATGAAGAGATGAGATAATATTAAAGTATTTGTGAAGAGAAGCTAAGAGCCAACTGCTCCAAGTCTGTTGAGCGTctcatctaaaaaaaatgtcaaaccTGCTACCAGAGAAGAAAAGAACAGCAAAGAACCAAAACCTTACCTGTTCATCAACCATCTCAAAGAAATTCTCACAAGTAGGTTCAACAGGAAACTGACaagaaacttatatatattctatacaAAAGCTAGACTTCTGTGAAGGGTTTAGACTGTGCATGTGTAGAAAAGATATGTATAAAACAAAGCTATTAGTTGACTTTATCAAACAAATATACCAACCCCTGtgaccaaaatatattttaccaattAGTTTGGCATGTTGTTCCTGAATGATTGATTTAGCcacacaaagtcacaaaccTTAATTCCAAAATTGATATGTTATTTCTATTACACAACTAAAGAAGCATCTTACATTCAAACTTACAAATATGTCAAAACTGAGCCTATGAACCTTGCTTGCTTCCATCACGAATCTTTTCAGAAATCCATCATACCCATTTGTAAGCAAAAATTCAGAATTTGTGTTATAGATGGatggagcagagagagaggaccTTGTTGAGGTAGGCGTGAGAAACGAACAGGTAGTGATAGTCACGGAAGCGCGTGTGAGAGGCAGCGCCATGGTTTCCGGAGTCTGATAACCCACGCCGTCCGACGACTCCCACCATTGGATCACATCACCGTCATAAGTGTCCGCCGTTTCAAAGACCTTCAACGTTAACCGGTTAATACTGGAGCTAAATTATATATACCGGACTGGTTCAATCAGTTATTGAACCACAAATATTTACGAATTGCTCTCTACAATTTTAAGAAATGTATATTTTGACCCTGGgcaaaaacaaatgttatattttGACCCTTTTATTCTGGTCaacttatattttgattttgacgCTTTcgtatataaatttaaaatttccattGATTCGAACGAGAAATGATTTAGTAACAAcatcaaaattgaaatataaGGTTACAGGCAAAATTGGATTAGATTAACCATCCTTAAAGTTTAATACATCCCATCAGAACAAAGCATGGCCGTGTCCTTCCTCTGAttttttctgcttcttctttctctttttctccatCTTTGTTTCTCCTCGTGATGCCATACGTTTCGCTTGCTGTGACCTTATCTCCATTAGCTTCGCCTTTGCGTCTTTGAAGGGAGCATCAGATCTTGATGCCATCATTTGCTGCAAAAATACCAAATACTTCACTTATTAAAAACCCACCCACCCACAaagatgaaagaaaacaaaaaatgcttGAAGGAAACATCATCCAAAGTGAAATGTGTTTTACCATGACATGATCCATGGCTGCCAAATTGAAACCGATTGTATCTTTGCATGCCTGATAAGTTCCAGATTCATATCAAAACCAATTcatcaattaaataaacatatagaactcaacaacacttttccTCTTTGCTAACCTTGATTTTTGGGTAAAGAGTATCCCTGAGAACGCTCAAGACTGGTCTCGCAGACGGCGTTGTTACCAACTGGTTGTGATGTGTCTGTACTAGAGTGGTGTCGAGCCTGCAAACCAGCTCTACCTGCAAGGATTTGGTAACAAACTTTTGAGAAATTCTAAGACGACAACTCGGGATCTGTTTTTCGTTCAATTACtctttcaaaaatatcacaGGTTGTTGCTTACATTCTACTTTACAACACAAGTCCCGTCTGAGCTGAATTATAGAATCTAGAACACAAAAGGAGTATATTATTTACCTTTTCGGGAATTAGACTCCAGTCTTTCATGTAGCAAAAAAGCTTCATAGCATCTGAGAATGGTAGAGCCTACACAAAATCCGAAAGAGGAAAAGGCGTTGATTAAACCTTGGATTCAGTATTAATTAAGGTACAACCAAGTAACTAGTAAAAACGATGGTTTGATAGAAGAAAGCAACCTACCAGCAAAGTCTGCTCAAGAtcatttgttttcacttttgaGATGGCCCTGAGAACAAAATCGGATGGAGAATGCCCGAGCATCACAGCGTTGGGTAGGTATTCAGGAACTTTTCCCTTTGTTTTCTCCTCCTGAAAattggaagaaagaaaaatcacgATGCAAAGAACAAGTAGGAAACAAAGTAGCATCACTAGATATTGGCATAACCATTTTATGTTAACTTTGACTCCAAATTAGCATAAAACAAAGCACCATGGTCTCTATCTGCAATTTGAACTGAGCCCAATGGGGCTTTAACAGCAACTAGGGGGAAGTCATATGCATACGTAtagataaacaaacaaagtcaCAATTCCCACCTCATAAGCAGCATAACGATTCTTTTCATCTTCTGCTACATCCAGGGCTTCTATAATTGAATCAGTAGCTGATAGCGTTTCTATCGTCTTCTTGCCAGCTAATGCTGCAACACCTTCCTCTGGAATTTCCTCCATTGGTCCATTCCTGTCAACTGATGCATTATCAATCTCAGACTCAAAAAGCTCTTCTAACCTCTTTTCCTTCTCCTCCTGCATCATTTACAGCAAAATTACATTAATTGGCCAGCCGCATATAGTAACTCATCAAAATATACTCAAGTAGACATGCAACCAAATCCACATTCACAACTACAATAGAAGAGTTTATTCTATTTGCATGATTTCCGTATCTAACCTCATCACGCAAATTTAAATAACTTCCAACAGTTGGGAATTACCTCGAGGAAGAAAGGTTCTTCAGAGCGATCCCAGCGACGCATAGAGCGGTCATGAGATCCTGTTACGAGAAAATCACCACGGTTACTGACAGCAAGGCACCAAATCTCTGCATGATGCCCTTCAAGCGTTAACAATAGCTCGAATTTGTCAGCGTCCCAATACTTGACGAGGCGGTCTTTCCCAATGCTGAATAGATAATGGGTATTCCGAACAAATTTTACACCCATGACACTGTAAAACCAAAACCACGTGTCACTAAAGCACCAGACAAATCTTTTAATGACTCCTAGGAGTCTTatacacaaaatataatatttccgGTAATAATCAACATTTTACTAGCCAAGTAAATTTGTTGGGAAGATGCgggaagaaaaaagagttttctGCTTATATCATGTCAAGCAATggtcatacttttttttttgcatttttccaTTCTAAGTCTATTAGAGAGAGGAAATGTTTTGCTAAAACCagacaaaattataatatacacGGAAAAACTGAGTCCACATCATTCAGTATGTTATGCCATTTGAGAATTATGGTACGAATTGTGGAGGTACCTGTCACCATGAGCAAAGATAGACTTGTGACAATCAC
The Camelina sativa cultivar DH55 chromosome 15, Cs, whole genome shotgun sequence DNA segment above includes these coding regions:
- the LOC104746580 gene encoding uncharacterized protein LOC104746580 yields the protein MSDTSSLLIPKTNPPKETMANKSLTGLESLIKLLPTGTLFIYLLLNPVLTNDGECTTVNKVMSSILVGLCSFSCVFSCFTDSFKGADGSRKFGIVTKKGLWTYADPGSVDLSKYKLRIADFVHAGFVLAVFGTLVLLDANTASCFYPRFRETQKTLVMALPPAVGVASAAIFALFPSKRSGIGYAPIAEEEVAAEKETKKASVSA
- the LOC104746579 gene encoding uncharacterized protein LOC104746579 gives rise to the protein MLCVFRRKLGFLYSRIRWVIRKRVKARVIVRRFRKARWRGRRKESPETEVTSINLSSNSRRHIRVATFNVAMFSLAPVVQDMEETAFLGHIDRSNNISCPSPKGILKQSPLHSSAARKPKVCINLPDNEISLSQSYSFLSMVENDKDGKENRGSISMRSPVCLPSCWWDQESFNGYSSRRSIAELLRELDADILALQDVKAEEETLMKPLSDLASALGMKYVFAESWAPEFGNAILSKWPIKKWRVQRIADADDFRNVLKVTIEVPWAGDVNVYCTQLDHLDENWRMKQIDAITRGDESPHILLGGLNSLDGSDYSIARWNHIVKYYEDSGKPTPRVEVMRLLKGKGYSDSKEYAGECEPVVIIAKGQNVQGTCKYGTRVDYILASPESPYEFVPGSYSVVSSKGTSDHHIVKVDLVIAKERSRGSFKHSRKKAKQKIFRIKANLMSKDTWKLGNLMNS